CGAGCTGACCAAGCGCTTCCAGAAGGAGCACGACCTGCCGGTGATCCTCGTCACCGCGAGATCCGATGAGGTCGACCGGTTGATCGGCCTCGAGGTCGGAGCGGACGACTATGTGTCGAAGCCGTTCAGCCCGCGCGAGGTCGTAGCACGAGTGAAGGCCGTTCTCCGGCGCGCTGAGGGACCGCGCTCGGCTGGCGAAGCGCTCCGTATCGGTGCGCTCATCATCGACCTGGGTCGGCGATCGGTGAGCGTGGATGGCGTCGTTGCAGACCTCACGCGCACCGAGTTCGACATCCTTGCGGCGATGGCGGCCCATCCCGGGCGCGTGTACACACGGCTGCAGCTGCTGGAGATAGCCACCGGCGACACGTTCGAGGGTTACGAGCGCACCATCGACGCGCACGTGAAGAACATCAGGAAGAAACTCGGCGATGATCCCAGGCGGCCACGTTACGTCCACACCGTGTTCGGCGTCGGGTACAAGGTGGAGGCGCCGGAATGAAGCGTTCGAGCCTCATCGTACAGGTCTTTCTCGCGATCCTTGCCGTGTCGCTCGCGGCGGTGCTCGCCTCCGGGCTTGTCACCCGCGGCACGCTGTCCGGCGCCTTCGAGCGGTATCTGTCGGGCGGTATGGGTCCGATGATGGGTCCCGGCAGCGGCATGGGACGCCAGGTGTTCTTCGGAACGGCCGAGCAGGCGTTCCTCACCGGCGTCGATCGGGGGATCATCGTCTCCGCGCTGGTGGCGGTCGCGCTGGCCGCTCTAGGCGCGTGGCTGCTTGCGCGCTATCTCGTGCGTCCGTTGCGAGACCTGACCGCGGCGTCGCGCGCGTTGGCGAAAGGCCGCCTTGAGCATCGGGTCGAGGAGGCCGGGCCCGAGGAGGTGGCCGGTCTCGCTTCCGCCTTCAACGAGATGGCCGACTCGCTCTCGGAGTCGGAGGAGCTGCGCAGACGGATGGTGAGCGATGTCGCGCACGAGCTTCGCAACCCTATCGCGGCGCTGCGGGCGCAGATCGAAGGCATCGCCGATGGCGTGCTCGTTGCAGACGACCGGCAGGTCGCCTCGCTCGTGGAGGATGTGGGCACGCTGTCACGGCTGGTGGACGATCTCCAGGAGCTGTCGGTGGCCGAGGCAGGCCGCTTGCGCTACGACCGTACAGTCATCGACATCCGCGACACCGTACGGACGGCGGTGGAACGCGCGGGTGTCATCGCTCCCGCCTCCGTGGCCGTGACGACCCGGGTGCCGGATCAGCTGGTGAGCGTGGACGCTGACGAGTTCCGCATCGGACAGGTGGTGAGGAACCTGCTCTCCAACGCGTTGCGTCACACCGGCGAAGGGAGCGTGACCGTGAGCGTCGAGCTGGCGGACGGGAGCCGTGCGCGCGTGTCCGTCACCGATACCGGCGAAGGCATACCCGCCGACGACCTGGCGCACATCTGGGAGCGCTTCTATCGCGCCGACGCCGCGCGCTCGAAGGGGACGGGCGGCACAGGGCTGGGACTGGCCATCTCGCGTCGCATCATCGAGGACCACGGCGGCCGCGTGTTCGCGAGCAGCGCCGAGGGGCAGGGGAGCACGATCGGCTTCGAGATCCCGCTTGCGGCAGGGGCTCCCGCCGAAGGACGCTAGCTCTGCGCCTCTTCGGTCGGTGGGGTGCCTGCAGCGGCGCGCTCCGCCTGACGACGGGCGATATCCTCCTTGGCCTCGGCCACTGTGTCCCGGAACGCGTCGTCCGCATCCGGGCCCTCCAGGGGCTGGACCTCCACGCCACGTTCCTCGAGCACGTACAGGACCGCGGCGACCGCGCGCGGCACCGCCGCTTCCACCGGCTCAGAGAGTCCGATCGTGATCTCGGCAGGGCTCATGTCCTGCACCTGGATGCCGATGCAGTCGGCCTCGGGCATGAGCCCGATCAGCTTGGCGGCCTCGAGCACGTCCACGAACCGGATGTCATGGAGGGAGTGCATCACCTGGTTGGGGGCGAAGTCTTCAGGAGCTATCCGTACCACCGTGCCGGGCGGGTGGCCGCTGCCGTCCATGGCGTCCACTACGAGCATGAATTCGACACCCCGGAAGAGGTGCATCATCCCGAGTCCCATGGTCCCGGCGTCCATGATGCGCACGTCGTCGGGGAACCGGTAGTTCTTCTCGAGGTCCACGGCGACGCGGTTGCCGATGCCTTCGTCGAGCATCAGGACGTTGCCGATGCCGAGAACGAGGATGCGGGGTTCGATATCAGGCACGGTGCTGCTCCCTTTGGGGCGTGACGCCCGTCATGGTCGGCGCGGAGCGAGATCCCACGCAGACCTCCGGTCAAGGGCCGGGCCCCGAAGCGCTCGGCTCCGGGGCCCGGCTGCCCGTGACGGCGGCGCCGTCACGCTGTGGCGGAGACTAGTGCTCCGTCTCCTTCCACAGGAAGATGATCTTGCTCGGCGAGAAGTTGTAGATGTTTGCGAGATACGCATGGATCATCGTGAACACGATGAACACCCACATCATGAAGTAGTGGATGATCCGCATGTTCATGGGGCCACCGACCAGTGCGGTGCCGCCGCTGAAGAATCCCCAGTCAGCCGTCGGGC
Above is a window of Anaerosoma tenue DNA encoding:
- a CDS encoding response regulator transcription factor, with product MSREVLVVDDNDKIVEVLTAYLEQEGFVVRTASDGPSAVAEVERAVPDIALLDVMLPGIDGIELTKRFQKEHDLPVILVTARSDEVDRLIGLEVGADDYVSKPFSPREVVARVKAVLRRAEGPRSAGEALRIGALIIDLGRRSVSVDGVVADLTRTEFDILAAMAAHPGRVYTRLQLLEIATGDTFEGYERTIDAHVKNIRKKLGDDPRRPRYVHTVFGVGYKVEAPE
- a CDS encoding sensor histidine kinase; this encodes MKRSSLIVQVFLAILAVSLAAVLASGLVTRGTLSGAFERYLSGGMGPMMGPGSGMGRQVFFGTAEQAFLTGVDRGIIVSALVAVALAALGAWLLARYLVRPLRDLTAASRALAKGRLEHRVEEAGPEEVAGLASAFNEMADSLSESEELRRRMVSDVAHELRNPIAALRAQIEGIADGVLVADDRQVASLVEDVGTLSRLVDDLQELSVAEAGRLRYDRTVIDIRDTVRTAVERAGVIAPASVAVTTRVPDQLVSVDADEFRIGQVVRNLLSNALRHTGEGSVTVSVELADGSRARVSVTDTGEGIPADDLAHIWERFYRADAARSKGTGGTGLGLAISRRIIEDHGGRVFASSAEGQGSTIGFEIPLAAGAPAEGR
- a CDS encoding hydrogenase maturation protease; translated protein: MPDIEPRILVLGIGNVLMLDEGIGNRVAVDLEKNYRFPDDVRIMDAGTMGLGMMHLFRGVEFMLVVDAMDGSGHPPGTVVRIAPEDFAPNQVMHSLHDIRFVDVLEAAKLIGLMPEADCIGIQVQDMSPAEITIGLSEPVEAAVPRAVAAVLYVLEERGVEVQPLEGPDADDAFRDTVAEAKEDIARRQAERAAAGTPPTEEAQS